One Paucidesulfovibrio longus DSM 6739 genomic window carries:
- a CDS encoding lysophospholipid acyltransferase family protein — MRKILFYILFFPLTIYYSLAMGLMGFTKNRGRWGEKFGNRWTRKLAWLTGAKYEVDLSALEPGGHYVFMLNHQSLLDIMIGYWLLAGHHVRFLAKKSLWSVPIFGWAMWGAQHIPIDRSNRREAMKSIENAVAVTKSGVSPIVFPEGTRSDDFSKLQEFKTGGIILALKSGVPVAPVVICGMGDVLPKNTWKLNNEHTVYVKALAPIDTSAYSLKDRDKFRDELYEKMNQAYLELRREGE; from the coding sequence ATGCGCAAAATCTTATTCTATATTCTCTTCTTTCCGCTGACCATCTATTACAGCTTGGCCATGGGCCTGATGGGCTTCACCAAGAATCGCGGCCGCTGGGGCGAAAAGTTCGGCAACCGCTGGACCCGCAAGCTGGCCTGGCTGACGGGGGCGAAGTACGAGGTCGACCTTTCCGCCCTGGAGCCGGGCGGCCATTACGTCTTCATGCTCAACCACCAGAGCCTGCTGGACATCATGATCGGATACTGGCTGCTGGCGGGACACCACGTCCGCTTTTTGGCCAAGAAGAGCCTCTGGAGCGTGCCCATTTTCGGCTGGGCCATGTGGGGCGCGCAGCACATCCCCATCGACCGCTCCAATCGGCGGGAAGCCATGAAGAGCATCGAGAACGCCGTGGCCGTGACCAAGTCCGGGGTTTCGCCCATCGTCTTCCCGGAGGGAACCCGTTCCGACGATTTCTCGAAACTCCAGGAATTCAAGACCGGCGGCATCATCCTGGCGCTCAAGTCCGGCGTGCCCGTGGCTCCGGTGGTCATCTGCGGCATGGGCGACGTGCTGCCCAAGAACACCTGGAAGCTGAACAACGAACATACCGTTTACGTCAAAGCGCTTGCACCCATCGATACATCCGCTTACAGTTTGAAGGATAGGGACAAGTTTCGCGACGAACTGTACGAAAAAATGAACCAAGCCTACCTTGAGCTTCGCCGGGAGGGCGAATGA